One genomic region from Jilunia laotingensis encodes:
- a CDS encoding GNAT family N-acetyltransferase produces MFTVRKATIKDRELIHNMAEVVFTDTYKNILSPDQLNYMMDWMYSHENLRKQMEEEGHVYLIAYKECEAAGYVSVQQQGEDLFHLQKIYVLPHFQGAHCGSLLLDEAIKYIKEVHPGPCMLELNVNRNNKALHFYKHMGMKILREGNFSIGNGYYMNDYIMGKQI; encoded by the coding sequence ATGTTTACCGTTCGAAAAGCAACAATTAAAGATCGTGAATTGATCCATAATATGGCCGAAGTAGTTTTTACCGACACTTACAAAAATATTCTTAGCCCGGATCAATTAAACTACATGATGGACTGGATGTATTCTCATGAAAATTTGCGTAAACAAATGGAAGAGGAAGGCCATGTATACCTAATTGCTTACAAGGAATGTGAAGCGGCAGGATATGTATCCGTACAGCAGCAAGGTGAAGACTTGTTCCATCTGCAGAAAATATACGTACTCCCTCACTTTCAAGGAGCGCATTGTGGTAGCCTCCTGTTAGACGAAGCCATTAAATATATAAAGGAAGTCCACCCCGGTCCATGCATGTTGGAACTGAACGTGAACCGTAATAACAAGGCACTGCATTTCTACAAACACATGGGAATGAAGATACTTAGAGAAGGAAATTTTTCGATAGGAAACGGGTATTATATGAATGATTATATAATGGGAAAACAGATTTAA